The following proteins are encoded in a genomic region of Candidatus Manganitrophaceae bacterium:
- a CDS encoding AI-2E family transporter, protein MRQRAGLQRHTRFSLYSGRAGGPDFLRRTAAAAGIVAAIFLLLLIRSTAQVLLILFAGILLGVFLRSLGDWAERHTPLGSGGSLALVVSALLGLIGLAGWYLAPDVATQIDQLIQSLPEIVRQLGARIEGYEWGRRMLSQLPGAAERFARPGNILSRATGAFSTAFGLIANLVIISFIGLYLAINPALYLNGIVRLVPVDLRPRARELLGELGETLRWWLIGRMIAMGVIGLLTAVGLWLIGVPLALTLGLLAGILNFIPYLGPILSAVPPLLMVSTGGMTKIFYVVLLYLAIQTIESYLLTPLVTEKTISLPPALTLAAQVLLGILLGPLGLIFASPISALALIVIKRLYIEDLLETSAVPSDEGRRAGRSRGR, encoded by the coding sequence ATGCGCCAACGAGCCGGTCTTCAACGACACACGCGATTTTCCCTTTATTCGGGAAGGGCCGGCGGTCCCGATTTCCTCCGACGAACGGCCGCGGCCGCAGGAATCGTCGCGGCGATTTTTCTCCTGCTGCTGATCCGGTCTACGGCCCAGGTTCTTCTCATCCTCTTTGCAGGGATCCTCCTCGGCGTCTTTCTCAGGAGCCTGGGCGACTGGGCCGAGCGGCATACCCCGCTTGGAAGCGGCGGGTCACTGGCGTTGGTGGTGTCGGCGCTCCTTGGATTGATCGGCCTGGCGGGATGGTATCTTGCGCCTGATGTCGCAACCCAAATAGACCAGTTGATCCAAAGCCTGCCGGAGATCGTCCGGCAGCTCGGCGCCCGGATCGAAGGATATGAATGGGGAAGAAGGATGTTATCCCAGCTGCCCGGTGCGGCGGAACGGTTTGCGCGGCCCGGCAATATCCTCTCCCGCGCGACCGGCGCTTTCTCCACGGCATTCGGTCTGATCGCGAACCTCGTCATCATCTCCTTCATCGGTCTCTACCTGGCCATCAACCCGGCGCTTTATCTCAATGGGATCGTCCGCCTGGTGCCAGTCGACCTCCGTCCGCGCGCCCGGGAGCTGCTCGGCGAGCTGGGAGAGACGCTGCGGTGGTGGTTGATCGGCAGAATGATCGCGATGGGGGTGATCGGCCTGCTGACGGCGGTCGGATTGTGGCTCATCGGCGTTCCACTGGCGTTGACCCTCGGTCTGCTGGCCGGGATACTCAATTTCATCCCCTACTTGGGACCGATTCTCTCCGCCGTTCCGCCGCTCTTGATGGTATCGACCGGGGGGATGACGAAGATCTTTTACGTGGTCCTGCTCTACCTCGCCATCCAAACGATCGAGAGCTATCTTCTCACCCCGCTTGTGACGGAGAAAACGATCTCGCTCCCGCCGGCGCTCACCCTGGCTGCGCAGGTGCTGCTCGGGATTCTCCTCGGACCGCTCGGCCTTATCTTCGCTTCGCCCATCAGCGCGCTCGCGCTGATCGTCATCAAGAGGCTCTATATCGAAGATCTGCTGGAGACATCGGCCGTCCCCTCGGATGAGGGGCGGCGCGCCGGCCGGAGCCGAGGCCGATGA
- a CDS encoding DNA-binding protein — protein sequence MKDKLIEQQEEKIYILVFDTGDEVVMELSAFAAKRGLAAAQLTGIGGFRDVSLGFFEPDRKDYKIIPVDEQVEVLSLVGTITLYQGKPKVHAHVVVGKSDGSAHGGHLLGGHVWPTLEVVMTETPEHLQRRIDEVTGLALIRW from the coding sequence ATGAAAGACAAATTGATCGAGCAGCAGGAAGAGAAAATTTACATTCTCGTCTTCGACACGGGGGACGAGGTGGTGATGGAGCTGTCGGCCTTTGCCGCGAAGCGCGGGCTCGCTGCGGCGCAGTTGACCGGGATCGGCGGCTTTCGCGATGTCTCCCTCGGCTTCTTCGAGCCAGACCGGAAAGATTACAAAATCATCCCGGTCGATGAGCAGGTCGAGGTCCTCTCGCTGGTCGGGACGATCACCCTTTACCAGGGGAAGCCGAAGGTGCACGCCCATGTCGTGGTGGGGAAATCGGATGGATCGGCGCACGGCGGCCACCTGCTGGGCGGACATGTCTGGCCGACGCTGGAAGTAGTGATGACCGAAACGCCGGAGCACCTCCAGCGCCGGATCGACGAGGTCACGGGGCTCGCGCTGATCCGCTGGTAG
- a CDS encoding SDR family oxidoreductase yields MRDNKKSVDEKPEVVVITGASAGVGRAVVREFAERKAKIALLARGIDGLEGAREEVEAAGGEALVLPTDVADPDRVEAAAAAVETAFGPIDIWINNAMVTVLSPFKEMTAAEFKRVTEVTYLGVVYGTMAALKRMLPRDRGTIVQVGSALAYRSIPLQSAYCGAKHGIKGFTDSIRSELIHDQSHVQITMVQLPALNTPQFSWAKTRLPNQPQPVPPIFQPEVAAEGIYWAAHHHQRELSVGWPTVKAIEGNKIIPSILDRYLADFGYTGQQTDQPVDPNRPDNLWEPVPGDHGAHGIFDEQAKPYSLQLPIDLHRGWVAAAGVALLAMVVGALLD; encoded by the coding sequence ATGCGGGACAACAAAAAATCAGTCGATGAGAAACCGGAGGTGGTCGTCATCACCGGCGCGTCCGCCGGGGTGGGACGCGCCGTCGTCCGGGAATTTGCCGAGCGAAAAGCAAAGATCGCTCTTCTGGCGCGCGGAATCGATGGACTCGAAGGGGCACGCGAGGAGGTCGAAGCGGCCGGAGGAGAGGCACTCGTTCTTCCGACCGATGTGGCCGACCCCGATCGGGTGGAGGCGGCCGCCGCAGCGGTCGAGACGGCGTTCGGGCCGATCGACATCTGGATCAACAACGCGATGGTCACGGTCCTCTCCCCGTTCAAGGAGATGACCGCCGCCGAGTTCAAGCGGGTCACTGAAGTCACCTACCTCGGCGTCGTCTATGGGACGATGGCGGCGCTGAAGCGGATGCTGCCGCGGGATCGGGGAACGATCGTCCAGGTCGGCTCCGCGCTCGCCTATCGCTCAATCCCGCTGCAGTCGGCCTACTGCGGCGCCAAGCATGGGATCAAAGGGTTCACCGATTCGATCCGCTCCGAGCTGATTCATGACCAGAGCCATGTTCAGATCACGATGGTCCAACTGCCGGCGCTGAACACCCCCCAATTCAGTTGGGCCAAGACGCGGCTGCCGAACCAGCCCCAGCCGGTCCCGCCGATCTTCCAGCCGGAGGTGGCGGCCGAGGGAATTTATTGGGCCGCCCACCATCACCAGCGGGAGCTGAGCGTCGGCTGGCCGACGGTCAAGGCGATTGAGGGAAATAAAATCATCCCAAGTATCCTTGATCGGTATCTCGCCGATTTCGGCTACACCGGACAGCAGACCGACCAGCCGGTCGACCCAAACCGGCCGGACAATCTTTGGGAACCGGTTCCGGGCGACCATGGGGCGCATGGAATTTTTGACGAGCAGGCCAAACCCTACAGCCTCCAGCTTCCGATCGACCTCCACCGCGGCTGGGTCGCCGCAGCCGGGGTCGCGCTGCTCGCCATGGTCGTCGGCGCCCTGCTCGACTGA
- a CDS encoding cation transporter, producing the protein MPARSSRRAIVAAIAGNVAIAVTKFIAAAISGSSAMLSEGIHSLVDTGNDLLLLLGLRLSRKPADTDHPFGHGKELYFWSLIVAILIFGVGGGMSIYEGILHLLHPNPIERPLVNYIVLALAAIFEGLSWQVGYSEFKATQEKGIGLWEAIHSSKDPSLFTVLFEDTAALLGLLVAFLGIFLGHLLNNPYIDGSASVMIGAILAVTALLLAYESKGLLVGESANPKIVAGIRSLAEADPAVERITRALTMQLGPSEILLTMEIQFRKGLSAEALQAAIDRLEKAIRTRFPDIQRIFIESESITAPDRPKEEPPRARAG; encoded by the coding sequence ATGCCTGCCCGCTCTTCCAGAAGGGCCATCGTCGCCGCCATCGCCGGAAACGTCGCCATCGCCGTGACGAAGTTTATCGCCGCAGCGATCAGCGGCAGCTCGGCCATGCTGTCGGAAGGAATTCACTCCCTGGTCGATACCGGCAATGACCTGCTCCTGCTGCTCGGCCTCCGGCTCAGCCGCAAACCGGCCGATACCGATCACCCCTTCGGCCACGGCAAGGAGCTTTACTTCTGGAGCCTGATCGTCGCGATCTTGATCTTCGGGGTCGGCGGCGGGATGTCGATCTATGAAGGGATTTTGCACCTCCTCCATCCGAATCCGATCGAGCGCCCCCTCGTCAATTACATCGTTCTTGCGCTGGCGGCGATCTTCGAGGGGCTCTCCTGGCAGGTCGGATACAGCGAGTTCAAAGCGACCCAGGAAAAGGGGATCGGCCTCTGGGAGGCGATCCATTCCAGCAAGGACCCGTCCCTCTTCACCGTTTTATTCGAAGACACCGCCGCCCTGCTCGGGCTTCTCGTCGCCTTCCTCGGTATCTTCTTAGGGCATCTTTTGAACAATCCGTATATCGACGGATCGGCCTCGGTGATGATCGGCGCCATCCTCGCCGTCACCGCCCTTCTTCTGGCTTACGAGAGCAAGGGCCTCTTGGTTGGAGAGAGCGCCAACCCGAAGATCGTGGCGGGAATCCGCTCTCTGGCGGAAGCCGATCCGGCGGTCGAGCGGATCACCCGCGCATTGACAATGCAGCTCGGACCGTCGGAGATCCTCCTCACGATGGAAATTCAATTTCGAAAAGGGCTGTCGGCCGAGGCGCTTCAGGCCGCGATCGACCGGCTGGAGAAGGCGATCCGGACCCGCTTTCCCGATATCCAGCGGATCTTCATCGAATCGGAATCGATCACCGCGCCCGACCGACCGAAGGAAGAACCTCCTCGAGCGCGCGCCGGATAA